The Methanobacteriaceae archaeon genome has a window encoding:
- a CDS encoding FAD synthase, which translates to MKVMATGTFDILHPGHVLFLQKAKELGGEDAVLAVVIARDSTVEQRKRIPIIPQEQRLEMIKSLKPVDEAYLGHDGDMFKIVEEINPDIIAIGSDQDHDVIKLQSALDKRGINAKAMRVEDYMFGELDSTCKIIRRIKHTDFKDKTGEID; encoded by the coding sequence ATGAAAGTAATGGCAACAGGGACATTCGACATACTTCATCCAGGACACGTATTATTCCTTCAAAAAGCTAAGGAATTAGGTGGAGAGGATGCTGTTCTTGCAGTTGTAATAGCTAGGGATTCGACTGTTGAACAAAGAAAAAGAATACCCATAATACCTCAAGAACAAAGGCTTGAAATGATTAAAAGCCTTAAACCTGTTGATGAGGCATATCTTGGACATGATGGAGATATGTTTAAAATTGTCGAAGAAATAAACCCCGACATAATCGCAATAGGTTCAGATCAAGATCATGACGTTATAAAATTACAGTCCGCTCTCGATAAAAGAGGAATAAACGCAAAAGCTATGCGTGTTGAGGATTATATGTTTGGAGAGCTTGACAGTACTTGTAAAATTATTAGAAGAATAAAACATACTGACTTTAAAGATAAAACTGGAGAAATAGATTAG
- the argC gene encoding N-acetyl-gamma-glutamyl-phosphate reductase, translated as MKSVAIIGASGYTGGELLRMLSVHPDVEVVEVTSRKLDGQPVHKTHPHIRDSGLVFKDKKPSDLDVDLVFTATPHGASMKIVPELLETGNKVVDLSGDYRYRDTEVYEKWYGMEHTDKENKGAFGLPELYRDEIKKSDLVANPGCFPTGAILSSYPLVKNDIVDRIIIDSKTGVSGAGVNPSAVTHYPNIADNSNPYKITTHRHSSEIKQELHGFDDVKVSFTPHLVPVIRGIQTTSHSFLKEEHEDITGDEIKKLYEKEYGKEFFIKLMDDGEIPHLSSVRGSNFVHIGGYEIDDTGRLVMLSCIDNLVKGASGQAIQNMNILLGLEENAGLRHLGLHP; from the coding sequence ATGAAGAGTGTAGCAATTATAGGAGCAAGTGGATATACTGGTGGAGAACTTTTAAGAATGCTTAGCGTACATCCTGATGTTGAAGTAGTAGAAGTCACATCAAGGAAATTAGACGGCCAGCCTGTTCATAAAACCCACCCACATATAAGAGACAGTGGACTTGTTTTTAAAGACAAAAAACCATCTGATTTAGATGTTGATTTGGTATTTACTGCAACACCTCATGGTGCTTCAATGAAGATTGTTCCTGAACTTTTAGAAACCGGAAATAAAGTAGTTGACTTAAGTGGAGATTACAGATACCGTGACACAGAAGTTTATGAAAAATGGTATGGAATGGAGCACACTGATAAAGAAAACAAAGGAGCATTTGGGCTTCCTGAATTATACAGAGATGAAATTAAAAAATCAGATTTAGTAGCAAATCCAGGATGTTTCCCAACCGGTGCAATCTTATCATCTTACCCATTAGTTAAAAATGATATTGTTGATAGAATAATCATTGATTCAAAAACTGGAGTAAGTGGAGCTGGAGTAAACCCATCTGCAGTTACACATTATCCAAATATTGCAGATAACTCAAATCCATATAAAATAACTACACACAGACACTCATCAGAAATCAAACAGGAATTACACGGTTTTGATGATGTAAAAGTTTCATTTACACCACATTTAGTACCAGTAATTAGAGGAATACAAACTACAAGCCACAGTTTCTTAAAAGAAGAACACGAAGACATTACTGGTGATGAAATTAAAAAATTATACGAAAAAGAATATGGAAAAGAATTCTTCATTAAGCTTATGGATGACGGAGAAATACCTCATTTAAGCTCAGTTAGAGGTTCTAACTTTGTACATATCGGAGGATATGAAATAGACGATACTGGTAGACTCGTAATGTTATCCTGTATTGACAACCTTGTTAAAGGTGCATCAGGTCAAGCTATTCAAAATATGAATATTTTACTTGGCCTTGAGGAAAATGCAGGATTAAGACACTTAGGACTCCATCCTTAA
- a CDS encoding flavodoxin domain-containing protein: MATLVIYYSQTGTTELVAHTLAKNLRTSVLEVKDLKNRNGLKNKLLASISAFRESKTKISPARVDLTDYDTIVFGTPTWLGNPTPAILTMIDNCNLTGKDVILFATMDSNADSNIERLEEKVKMRGARVIESFTISTKNKSAEKLISDTEAIIEMKDLKMYTR, from the coding sequence ATGGCTACATTAGTAATTTATTATTCCCAAACAGGAACAACAGAATTAGTGGCTCATACTTTGGCTAAAAACTTAAGAACCAGCGTATTGGAAGTAAAAGATTTAAAAAATCGTAACGGATTAAAAAATAAACTATTAGCATCAATTAGTGCTTTTAGAGAAAGTAAAACTAAAATATCTCCTGCAAGAGTTGATTTAACAGATTATGACACAATAGTATTTGGAACACCTACATGGTTAGGAAATCCAACACCTGCTATTTTAACAATGATTGACAACTGCAATTTAACCGGAAAGGACGTTATTTTATTTGCTACAATGGATTCCAATGCAGATTCAAATATCGAAAGACTTGAAGAAAAAGTTAAAATGCGTGGAGCAAGAGTAATTGAAAGCTTTACAATTTCAACTAAAAATAAATCAGCAGAAAAGTTAATCAGTGATACTGAAGCTATTATTGAGATGAAAGATTTAAAAATGTATACAAGGTAG
- the pyrI gene encoding aspartate carbamoyltransferase regulatory subunit, which produces MANDKSELKIKAIENGTVIDHITANKTLHILKILGLPDNETQNITVAMNVSSKELGRKDILKIENRELDHEELNQVALIAPKATINIIRDYKPVKKNKIVLPNKITSIIKCTNPKCITNYENEPITPIFNVVTENPPVVRCHYCEKLIETEDIYKQFE; this is translated from the coding sequence ATGGCTAATGACAAATCTGAATTAAAAATTAAAGCAATTGAAAACGGTACTGTAATTGACCACATTACTGCAAACAAAACATTGCACATTCTAAAGATTTTAGGATTACCTGACAATGAAACACAAAATATTACTGTGGCGATGAATGTATCTTCAAAAGAACTTGGTAGAAAAGACATTCTTAAAATTGAAAACAGAGAATTGGATCACGAAGAACTTAATCAGGTTGCTTTAATTGCTCCAAAAGCTACTATTAACATTATCCGTGATTATAAACCTGTTAAAAAGAATAAAATTGTACTACCTAATAAAATTACATCCATTATTAAGTGTACAAATCCAAAATGTATTACTAACTACGAAAATGAGCCAATAACTCCAATTTTTAATGTAGTTACTGAAAACCCACCTGTAGTTAGATGTCATTATTGTGAAAAATTAATAGAAACAGAAGATATTTACAAACAATTTGAATAA